The following coding sequences are from one Paenibacillus tundrae window:
- a CDS encoding sensor histidine kinase has protein sequence MKRINWRTFADFSIRYKLFASYLMVIILPLILLLLLHLYLSTNETEKQAKYSAQKMLEETKSHLQYRAEMVKEVLNSIAFSDTVQNLVSEDPKRYEDVNLWGLDANRLSRIVGQFSYNSDIESVQVYMEQGLASVTESTDFLSMKNLKHSLWFRNFLDSHSVLTWLPSSVMEEKKDNNAISVLRVIPSPHNITKMDGIVRAQISQSTMIAILEHAMATPSTSVALFNEQGEILSTSKTFEYTNTDFEEILSKALTGRRMNIWEDNLEFNGQRILLGLQEIPQTDMRVAMIVPYTDILKTSNAMRDRLIFIFLLIIPLTLVLSFVVAGSATKRLRKLTRHVRKVKNGDFGMNPLPVNQDEIGELISNFNVMVDNVSRLLEETYTLGREVKNKELKALQAQINPHFLYNTLELINAMAISSGNEEISKVVDRLALFYRLSLSNGRESVTLESELKHVESYVSIQNMRFNNAITLTINVSPELSHCEVPKIMLQPLIENAILHGILETDSEKGEILVSARTEEGNLLVEVNDNGVGIDEEVLENILNSSVSKGTGGFGIWNIQERIKLNYGSQYGLLYKSQLGEGTSVQICIPKK, from the coding sequence ATGAAACGGATTAACTGGAGGACGTTCGCTGACTTTAGTATCCGTTACAAGCTGTTTGCTTCCTATTTAATGGTTATCATCCTGCCTTTGATTCTGCTGCTCTTGCTTCATCTGTATCTGAGCACCAATGAAACAGAGAAGCAGGCAAAGTACTCAGCTCAAAAAATGCTGGAGGAGACCAAGTCGCATCTGCAATATCGTGCTGAAATGGTCAAAGAAGTATTGAATTCAATTGCATTCAGTGACACGGTTCAGAATCTTGTCTCTGAAGATCCCAAACGGTATGAGGATGTTAACCTCTGGGGATTGGATGCAAACAGACTAAGCCGTATTGTGGGACAGTTTAGTTACAATTCGGATATTGAATCCGTGCAGGTCTATATGGAACAGGGGCTCGCATCAGTGACTGAGAGTACGGATTTTTTGAGTATGAAGAATTTGAAGCACAGTCTCTGGTTCAGAAACTTCTTAGACAGCCATTCTGTCCTGACTTGGCTGCCTTCTTCGGTCATGGAAGAAAAAAAAGACAATAATGCCATATCAGTACTGCGCGTTATTCCAAGTCCTCATAATATCACGAAAATGGACGGTATTGTACGGGCTCAGATCTCACAGAGCACAATGATAGCTATATTGGAACATGCTATGGCGACTCCGTCCACTTCCGTTGCTTTATTTAACGAACAGGGTGAAATTCTCAGTACCTCTAAGACTTTTGAATATACAAATACAGATTTTGAAGAGATATTGTCAAAGGCTTTGACAGGAAGACGTATGAATATTTGGGAAGATAATCTGGAGTTTAATGGACAGCGGATTCTGTTAGGTCTTCAGGAGATACCTCAAACGGATATGCGTGTAGCGATGATTGTACCTTATACGGATATTTTGAAAACAAGCAATGCTATGCGTGATCGGTTAATCTTTATATTTTTGCTGATCATTCCTCTAACATTGGTTCTATCATTCGTCGTTGCGGGTTCTGCAACTAAACGTTTACGCAAACTTACGAGACATGTGCGTAAGGTCAAGAATGGCGATTTTGGCATGAATCCACTTCCGGTCAATCAGGATGAAATTGGTGAGCTAATTAGTAATTTTAATGTGATGGTGGATAATGTATCACGATTACTTGAGGAGACCTATACGCTTGGGCGTGAAGTGAAAAATAAGGAGCTAAAAGCGCTACAGGCACAAATTAATCCTCATTTTCTATACAATACCCTGGAACTGATCAATGCTATGGCGATCAGCTCCGGAAATGAGGAAATTTCCAAAGTAGTGGATCGATTAGCCTTGTTCTATAGGTTGAGCTTATCTAATGGTAGAGAAAGTGTCACTTTGGAGAGTGAACTCAAGCATGTGGAATCCTATGTATCGATTCAGAATATGCGATTTAATAATGCGATTACATTGACCATTAACGTTTCACCAGAGCTGTCACATTGTGAAGTACCCAAAATTATGCTTCAGCCTCTGATTGAGAATGCAATTTTGCATGGAATTTTGGAAACCGATTCTGAAAAAGGTGAAATACTTGTTTCCGCAAGAACAGAGGAAGGAAATTTGCTTGTGGAAGTTAATGATAATGGTGTCGGTATAGACGAAGAGGTGTTAGAAAATATTCTAAACAGCTCTGTTAGCAAAGGTACGGGGGGATTTGGCATATGGAACATTCAGGAGCGTATTAAGCTAAATTATGGATCTCAGTACGGATTGTTATACAAAAGCCAATTGGGCGAGGGAACCTCTGTACAAATATGTATACCAAAAAAGTAA
- a CDS encoding ABC transporter substrate-binding protein, producing the protein MKNSKRNIKVILAMMLSFTLLLSACSKGNEGNTSTTGNEDSTGQSEVVLKGYLLGEAPKGMPEVLETLNKKLKNDINATIELNYINWGDVQSKYPLLLATGEDLDFIFSADWNYYVEQANKGAFYELKPEDIAKNMPKKSAAMDPAAWDEAKIKDKIFMIPKTTPDSNVFVSVLRKDIMAEAGLTDVRSLSEIGPYLEAVKKNHPDMVGLNLDSQVDLPTPYQHLMREKVGFTGGSLGGGPLSQGAAFDFTDPSGKIYSMVEEPYLSAQKYAANIMKDWYDKGYVNKNPYANKIRSKDNFVEGKSAVAFGNSIDIAATIEAAEAKGIETYIIPSLMPNGKVPMGNHIGAGISIAANSKNPERVMQAFDLIMEDPSYVYLTYFGIEGKNYVVKDEKVGLPEGVTAETNTYPPDSAGFWFVNKALFKPMSTWPKTYIDFWEKQGEYNTSDFALNGFNFNTENVKTQIANLANASTQYANPIYIGAVKDVDKAFDELNKNLSSAGLEKVKEEAQTQVDAFLAKKK; encoded by the coding sequence ATGAAGAATTCTAAGAGAAATATAAAGGTCATTCTTGCTATGATGCTATCGTTTACATTGCTATTGTCTGCCTGTTCAAAAGGTAATGAAGGCAATACAAGCACTACTGGCAATGAAGATTCAACAGGGCAAAGTGAAGTTGTTCTAAAAGGCTATCTACTTGGTGAGGCGCCTAAAGGTATGCCTGAGGTACTTGAGACATTGAATAAGAAACTTAAAAATGACATCAATGCTACGATTGAGTTGAATTATATCAATTGGGGAGATGTGCAATCTAAGTACCCATTGTTGTTGGCTACGGGCGAAGATTTGGACTTTATCTTCTCAGCAGACTGGAATTATTATGTTGAACAAGCGAATAAAGGAGCCTTTTATGAGCTGAAACCAGAGGATATAGCCAAAAATATGCCGAAAAAATCGGCAGCAATGGATCCTGCTGCTTGGGATGAAGCCAAGATTAAGGATAAAATCTTTATGATTCCGAAGACAACCCCTGATAGTAATGTCTTCGTATCTGTACTTCGTAAAGATATTATGGCGGAAGCCGGCCTTACCGATGTAAGGAGTCTCTCTGAGATTGGTCCTTATCTGGAAGCTGTGAAGAAAAATCATCCAGATATGGTTGGCCTAAACTTGGACTCACAGGTTGACCTGCCAACACCGTATCAACATCTGATGCGTGAGAAAGTGGGCTTTACGGGCGGCTCACTTGGCGGTGGACCTTTGTCTCAGGGAGCGGCTTTTGATTTCACAGATCCGTCCGGAAAAATTTATAGCATGGTTGAAGAGCCTTACTTAAGTGCCCAGAAATATGCGGCTAATATCATGAAGGACTGGTATGACAAAGGATACGTCAACAAAAATCCTTATGCCAATAAAATTCGCTCCAAAGATAATTTTGTTGAAGGAAAATCTGCGGTAGCGTTTGGCAACAGTATTGATATTGCAGCGACTATTGAAGCTGCTGAAGCAAAAGGAATTGAAACTTACATTATCCCGTCATTGATGCCAAACGGTAAAGTTCCGATGGGCAATCACATTGGGGCTGGGATATCAATTGCGGCAAATTCCAAAAATCCAGAACGTGTAATGCAAGCATTTGACCTTATTATGGAAGATCCATCATATGTTTATTTAACTTATTTCGGGATAGAAGGTAAGAACTATGTGGTCAAGGATGAAAAAGTCGGTTTGCCGGAAGGGGTGACAGCTGAAACAAATACCTATCCTCCTGATTCCGCAGGCTTCTGGTTCGTAAATAAAGCTTTGTTTAAGCCAATGAGCACTTGGCCGAAGACTTATATTGACTTCTGGGAGAAACAGGGCGAATACAATACCTCAGACTTTGCACTTAATGGATTTAACTTCAACACTGAGAACGTGAAAACACAGATTGCAAACTTGGCCAATGCATCCACACAGTATGCCAACCCGATTTACATCGGTGCAGTTAAGGATGTAGACAAAGCATTTGATGAACTGAATAAAAACTTAAGTAGTGCTGGTCTGGAAAAGGTCAAAGAAGAGGCACAGACACAAGTTGATGCTTTTCTCGCGAAGAAGAAGTAG
- a CDS encoding glycoside hydrolase family 3 N-terminal domain-containing protein, producing MIYKDASKSIHERTEDLIKRMTLKEKVAQLYCANSYGGESVYDSRMHKLKDGIGTVSYLNDSFTGDLKKDRETINGIQKYLVEETRLGIPGLFHSEGIAGAQIPSATTFPQSLNLASTWEPTLAQKMGEVVKKQLISFGFRAVHSPLFDLARDPRFGRVGETYGEDPYLVAQMGVAFVKGIQGDHEIMATAKHFVGYGNAEGGRGGGEQQISERRLLDSYCFPFEAAIHEAKIKAVMNSYGMLNDQAVSTSKWLLTDVLRNKLGFQGLVVADYGSITHAFLRYRVAEDAKGAGILAFKAGMDVEQPGNQCYQHLVEAVESGELEEAHIDVSLRRILETKFTLGLFENPYEAGDFFYEIKKVENEELSLEIAEKSMVLVKNEDGILPLNKKLKIALIGPNSDTKTNFFGGYSSVGSASTKSSDFDKSEEDSFLRMLYTGTITDNKESLKSMGIEFDEKPTPEQKSIILNMIRQNLNSDDSSNRVYRTNEEFVQMFYPDCKSVKDVLEEEFGKDRVLHAKGCDIFKAIDGGIETVKAAVQQADIVIAVLGGKESMIDPEATCGENKDNINIGLEKPQLDLMEEVFKLNKPVISIVVDGRPLSTPYVSQQSKAVLYSWLPAQFGAKAIVNILTGKINPSGKLPVTIVKESGQIPMYSSRLPLYVDINEYAEYIKTNQNTPLYPFGHGLSYTQFEYSELVQNAAVQADGDLSIAFKLKNTGQVAGEEVVQVYIRDQVSSVARPVKQLVGFARVTLDVNETKIVQFKVSMKQLAFHDLNMDQIVEPGKMEMYIGSSSQDIRLKGVFAIIGEKLIVERKVFSSQVTITDL from the coding sequence ATGATCTATAAAGATGCCAGCAAGTCTATTCATGAGAGAACTGAGGATCTGATTAAACGAATGACTTTAAAGGAGAAAGTAGCTCAGTTATATTGTGCAAATTCTTATGGAGGAGAATCTGTTTATGATAGCAGAATGCATAAATTGAAGGATGGGATTGGTACCGTAAGTTATCTGAATGATTCTTTTACAGGTGACCTGAAGAAAGATAGAGAGACTATAAATGGGATACAAAAATATCTTGTCGAGGAAACCAGATTAGGCATTCCTGGATTGTTCCATAGTGAAGGCATAGCTGGTGCGCAGATCCCTAGCGCAACTACATTCCCCCAGTCACTTAACCTTGCTTCGACTTGGGAACCGACTTTAGCACAAAAAATGGGCGAAGTCGTCAAAAAACAACTCATCTCTTTTGGGTTTAGAGCAGTGCATTCCCCACTATTTGACTTGGCCAGAGATCCGAGATTTGGACGAGTTGGTGAAACCTATGGTGAAGATCCCTATTTAGTTGCTCAAATGGGTGTAGCTTTTGTCAAAGGAATACAGGGTGATCATGAAATTATGGCTACAGCGAAGCATTTTGTTGGTTATGGAAATGCAGAAGGTGGAAGAGGAGGCGGCGAACAGCAAATATCTGAGCGAAGATTGCTAGATAGTTATTGTTTCCCCTTTGAAGCTGCCATTCATGAAGCAAAAATAAAAGCGGTAATGAACAGTTACGGCATGCTTAATGACCAGGCTGTGTCTACTTCCAAATGGCTACTCACTGATGTTCTAAGAAACAAGCTGGGTTTTCAGGGATTGGTCGTAGCAGACTACGGTAGCATTACTCATGCTTTTTTACGGTATAGAGTGGCTGAAGATGCGAAGGGGGCAGGTATACTAGCATTCAAAGCTGGAATGGATGTGGAGCAACCTGGAAATCAATGTTATCAGCACTTGGTAGAAGCAGTTGAGTCAGGTGAACTTGAAGAAGCGCATATTGATGTTTCATTAAGAAGAATTCTTGAAACGAAATTCACATTGGGACTATTCGAAAATCCTTATGAAGCCGGCGACTTCTTTTATGAAATTAAAAAGGTTGAGAATGAAGAATTATCCTTGGAAATTGCAGAAAAATCTATGGTATTAGTAAAAAATGAGGATGGTATCCTGCCACTCAACAAGAAGCTGAAAATTGCTCTGATTGGTCCAAACTCGGATACCAAAACAAACTTCTTTGGAGGCTATTCATCCGTTGGATCGGCTAGCACAAAAAGCAGTGATTTTGATAAATCTGAAGAAGATAGCTTTCTGAGAATGCTATACACCGGAACCATTACGGATAATAAAGAATCATTAAAATCGATGGGTATCGAGTTTGATGAAAAACCTACTCCTGAACAGAAATCCATTATTTTAAATATGATCAGACAGAATTTGAATTCTGATGATTCCTCGAACAGAGTCTATAGAACGAATGAAGAGTTTGTTCAAATGTTTTATCCAGATTGTAAATCTGTGAAGGATGTTCTGGAAGAAGAGTTCGGGAAAGATCGTGTGTTACACGCCAAAGGTTGCGATATATTCAAAGCAATAGATGGGGGAATAGAAACAGTAAAGGCTGCTGTCCAACAGGCGGATATTGTCATCGCAGTGTTAGGCGGTAAAGAAAGCATGATCGATCCTGAAGCTACCTGTGGTGAAAACAAAGATAACATCAATATAGGTCTTGAGAAGCCCCAATTAGACTTGATGGAAGAAGTATTTAAGCTGAATAAACCTGTTATTTCTATTGTGGTTGATGGGCGACCGCTATCTACACCTTATGTGAGCCAACAGAGTAAAGCGGTCCTTTATTCATGGCTTCCGGCTCAGTTTGGGGCAAAAGCTATTGTGAATATCCTTACAGGCAAGATCAATCCTAGTGGAAAATTGCCGGTAACCATAGTAAAAGAATCTGGCCAGATTCCTATGTATAGCAGTAGACTACCACTCTATGTTGACATTAATGAATATGCTGAATATATCAAAACTAACCAAAACACCCCGCTCTACCCATTCGGACATGGATTAAGCTATACCCAATTTGAATACAGCGAATTGGTACAGAATGCCGCGGTTCAGGCAGACGGTGACCTCAGCATCGCATTTAAGTTAAAAAACACCGGACAAGTTGCAGGTGAAGAAGTAGTCCAAGTTTATATTAGGGATCAAGTGAGCAGTGTTGCAAGACCTGTGAAGCAGTTGGTTGGATTTGCACGGGTTACCCTGGATGTTAATGAAACAAAAATAGTTCAATTTAAGGTAAGTATGAAACAGCTGGCATTTCATGATTTAAATATGGATCAGATTGTTGAGCCAGGTAAGATGGAAATGTATATAGGTTCGTCCTCCCAAGATATCCGTTTAAAAGGTGTATTTGCAATTATAGGCGAGAAACTTATTGTTGAACGTAAAGTGTTCTCATCACAGGTAACAATTACAGATCTATAG
- a CDS encoding glycoside hydrolase family 3 N-terminal domain-containing protein has protein sequence MYFIESELNTMIGTWHFLYETVHTTIKMQFIIGKEENFTLSVILEPFPFPVDINNVKIDGNLLQARGTSQFVPGEGFEFDLTFEGKEFQGRIKIPYQEEFFVIGAEGTGPSLEDLLISKLSNYRKQNVKQRSDNEIRHEVDTLLKKMSVTDKIGQMSQCMSTNLSLGSDIDSESPEKLVSEGRAGSVLSAVNSNRVFELQKIAVEQSPHGIPLLFNFDVIHGFQTIFPVPLAWSCSWDMTAIREASVIAAKEASATGITYNHGPMVDITRDPRWGRVVEGAGEDPYLGSLIAKAQVEGLQGNSLFDSETIIACLKHFVAYGAAEAGRDYNTVDISEGTLRNVYLPPFQAGINAGAGSVMNSFNTYQGVPVAGNQYILDELLRKELGFNGILISDYGSIDEIVAHGNAKDSKEAAKKALDATMDIEMVTRSYDHLNELIEQRIVNIEQINEAVRRILTFKYKIGIMDDPYRYIRPEKEKEYHFHPAHLEASRKLAQKSIVLLKNNGVLPIEDKAKKIAVIGPFGDSKDMLGPWQWSRYSKETVTLREALEEKGVPNTHILMEAGCKVEESLDGGVERAVTAAKQADIVILALGESSEMSGEAASRMDITLPKVQQELAETIVRVGKPTVLVLTNGRPLVLDWFESHVDAILETWFLGSQAGHAITDVLFGEYNPSGKLTMSFPVHIGQLPVYYNHFKTGRPVTESNKEEKFFSRYIDGSNNPLYPFGYGLSYTTFEISDIRLSQTLMTDSGKIFASVTVTNTGGLAGEETVQMYIQDIYGSVVRPVKELKGFKKVKLEPGESKDISFSITIEDLAYWNLDLKHGAEPGEFKVYIGSSSFDVKEALFEFLQPI, from the coding sequence TTGTATTTTATTGAAAGTGAGTTGAACACTATGATTGGCACTTGGCATTTCTTATATGAGACCGTTCATACGACCATAAAAATGCAGTTCATTATTGGAAAAGAGGAGAATTTCACCTTATCTGTTATTCTTGAGCCCTTTCCATTTCCAGTTGATATTAATAATGTGAAAATCGATGGTAACCTATTGCAGGCAAGGGGTACGTCTCAATTTGTACCAGGAGAGGGTTTTGAATTTGATTTAACTTTTGAGGGCAAGGAGTTCCAAGGAAGAATCAAGATTCCCTATCAGGAAGAGTTCTTTGTTATAGGGGCAGAAGGAACTGGACCATCCCTTGAAGATTTGCTCATTTCTAAACTCTCTAATTACAGGAAACAAAATGTAAAACAACGGAGTGATAATGAGATCCGTCATGAGGTTGACACGTTACTAAAGAAGATGTCCGTTACTGATAAGATTGGTCAAATGAGCCAGTGCATGTCTACCAATCTTTCTCTGGGATCTGATATTGATTCTGAGTCGCCAGAAAAGCTTGTTTCCGAAGGAAGAGCAGGCTCAGTATTGTCGGCTGTTAACAGCAATCGTGTGTTCGAATTGCAGAAAATTGCGGTAGAACAATCTCCGCATGGTATCCCACTGTTATTTAACTTTGATGTAATTCACGGATTTCAGACTATATTTCCGGTACCACTCGCCTGGTCATGTAGTTGGGACATGACAGCGATCCGAGAAGCCAGTGTGATTGCCGCAAAGGAAGCAAGTGCTACAGGAATAACCTATAACCACGGGCCGATGGTCGATATTACAAGAGACCCACGCTGGGGACGTGTTGTTGAGGGGGCAGGAGAAGATCCTTATTTGGGAAGTTTAATCGCAAAAGCTCAAGTGGAAGGTCTTCAAGGGAATAGCCTGTTCGATTCAGAGACAATTATAGCTTGCTTGAAGCATTTTGTTGCATACGGTGCTGCTGAAGCCGGTCGGGACTACAACACAGTAGATATATCTGAAGGAACGCTACGGAATGTATATCTGCCACCATTTCAAGCAGGCATTAATGCTGGTGCAGGGTCGGTTATGAATTCCTTTAACACCTATCAGGGAGTTCCGGTTGCGGGTAACCAATATATTCTTGATGAACTCCTTCGAAAAGAGTTGGGATTTAACGGAATATTGATCTCCGATTACGGCTCCATTGATGAAATTGTCGCTCATGGAAATGCGAAAGACAGTAAAGAAGCAGCAAAAAAAGCACTGGATGCTACGATGGATATCGAAATGGTAACTCGTTCATATGATCATCTAAACGAATTAATTGAGCAAAGAATCGTAAACATTGAACAAATAAATGAAGCAGTACGTCGAATTCTTACCTTTAAATATAAGATCGGTATTATGGACGATCCATACCGTTATATTCGTCCCGAGAAAGAAAAAGAATATCATTTTCATCCGGCACATCTGGAAGCAAGCCGGAAGTTGGCTCAGAAGTCCATTGTTCTATTAAAGAATAACGGTGTTCTTCCCATTGAAGACAAAGCAAAAAAAATTGCGGTGATCGGTCCATTCGGTGATAGCAAGGATATGCTTGGCCCCTGGCAGTGGTCCCGGTATTCGAAGGAGACCGTTACATTAAGAGAAGCTCTGGAAGAGAAGGGAGTTCCGAACACCCACATTCTGATGGAAGCAGGTTGTAAGGTTGAAGAATCATTGGACGGGGGAGTAGAGCGAGCTGTTACAGCGGCAAAACAAGCGGATATTGTTATTCTGGCACTCGGAGAGAGCAGCGAAATGTCTGGCGAAGCTGCGTCCCGTATGGACATTACACTGCCGAAGGTCCAGCAGGAGCTTGCGGAGACTATCGTTCGTGTGGGCAAGCCAACTGTATTGGTCCTGACGAATGGACGGCCTCTGGTCCTCGATTGGTTTGAGTCACATGTTGATGCCATATTAGAAACATGGTTCTTGGGGTCGCAAGCTGGACATGCCATCACAGATGTGCTCTTCGGTGAATATAATCCATCCGGAAAACTGACAATGAGTTTCCCCGTACATATCGGACAACTACCGGTATACTACAATCACTTTAAAACAGGGAGACCCGTAACGGAAAGTAATAAAGAGGAAAAGTTCTTTTCCAGATATATCGATGGCTCCAATAATCCGCTATACCCGTTCGGTTACGGCCTAAGCTATACGACTTTTGAGATCTCGGATATTCGATTATCTCAAACTCTGATGACGGATTCGGGAAAGATATTTGCCAGTGTAACGGTTACCAATACTGGAGGGCTAGCGGGAGAAGAAACCGTCCAAATGTACATTCAGGATATTTATGGAAGTGTTGTCCGCCCTGTAAAGGAGCTTAAAGGATTTAAAAAAGTAAAGTTAGAACCAGGTGAATCGAAAGACATCAGCTTCAGTATCACAATTGAAGATCTGGCGTACTGGAATTTGGATTTGAAGCATGGAGCTGAACCTGGCGAATTCAAGGTATATATCGGATCGAGTTCATTTGATGTGAAGGAAGCATTGTTTGAGTTTTTACAGCCTATCTGA
- a CDS encoding carbohydrate ABC transporter permease — protein sequence MNKNKLNSAPIFQAFSYTVVAIVAILCLLPFIVLISGSISDEGQVLAKGYSFIPRGFSLDAYAFIFRNPAELLSAYRVSIIVAVVGTVLSLLISTMAAYVMYRKEVKYRNKLAFFLFFTTLFSGGLAPFFIWVTSYLHLKNTLAVLILLPMFNVMYVLILRSFIKGSVPEPLVESAKIDGAGDFRIFWQMVLPLCKPALASIGLFTILAYWNDWWTPMMFTDKQEYVPLQYMLYKMLSSMNMSAALAQHVSSLEMPKETFKLAMTVIATGPVVILFPFLQQYFVKGITIGAVKG from the coding sequence GTGAATAAAAATAAACTAAATTCAGCTCCGATTTTTCAAGCCTTTTCTTACACTGTTGTAGCAATTGTCGCTATTTTGTGTTTGCTTCCATTTATCGTTCTTATCTCAGGTTCCATTTCAGATGAAGGACAGGTTTTAGCAAAGGGCTATTCCTTTATTCCTCGAGGCTTTTCATTGGATGCATACGCCTTTATTTTTCGCAATCCTGCTGAACTTCTCTCTGCTTATCGGGTGTCGATAATTGTCGCAGTGGTTGGAACCGTTCTGTCACTGCTAATCTCCACGATGGCAGCCTATGTGATGTACCGCAAAGAGGTGAAGTATCGGAACAAACTGGCGTTTTTCCTGTTCTTCACCACATTATTCAGTGGTGGCTTAGCTCCCTTTTTCATCTGGGTTACTAGTTACTTGCATCTGAAGAACACGCTTGCAGTTTTGATACTGCTTCCTATGTTCAACGTGATGTACGTTTTGATCCTCCGAAGCTTCATTAAAGGTTCGGTGCCTGAGCCGCTGGTGGAATCGGCAAAAATTGATGGAGCAGGAGACTTTCGAATTTTTTGGCAAATGGTTCTGCCCCTCTGCAAACCAGCACTTGCTTCAATTGGCCTGTTCACTATTTTAGCCTACTGGAACGACTGGTGGACACCTATGATGTTCACTGACAAACAGGAGTATGTACCCCTACAGTACATGCTTTATAAAATGTTGTCTTCAATGAATATGTCAGCTGCCCTAGCTCAGCATGTATCCTCTCTTGAAATGCCGAAGGAAACATTCAAGCTTGCTATGACCGTTATAGCTACAGGTCCGGTTGTGATCCTGTTTCCATTTCTTCAACAGTATTTTGTTAAAGGGATCACCATTGGTGCTGTTAAAGGCTAA
- a CDS encoding ABC transporter permease — MNVKLERSVVTKPKKIKGLSPLQEIKKNWVLYLMFVPIAVFFIIFSYIPMTGIVMAFKEFNYRDGIFMSPWNGLENFEYFFQSGKAWIVTRNTILYNVVFLGLYTLFSILVAVLLSETYNKFFKKTAQTLMFLPYFISWVTVSAFVYNFFNYEFGIANVFLRNLGLEAMDIYSTESYWYLLLPLLYVWKWVGFGSVLYLAAIVGIDQEIYEAATIDGASRFQKIMKITLPLLKPTAVVLILLGLGRVMRGEFDMFYQLIGNNGALMNATDIIDTLVFRSLMGTQDFGMASSVGLYQSVLTLIIILIANYLVRRYDKENALF, encoded by the coding sequence ATGAACGTCAAGTTAGAGCGATCTGTAGTGACGAAACCCAAAAAAATAAAAGGGCTGTCACCACTACAGGAGATAAAGAAAAACTGGGTTTTGTATTTAATGTTTGTACCGATTGCTGTTTTTTTTATCATCTTTTCCTATATACCGATGACCGGTATTGTAATGGCTTTTAAAGAATTCAACTACAGGGATGGAATTTTCATGAGTCCCTGGAATGGGCTCGAGAACTTCGAGTACTTCTTTCAGTCAGGTAAGGCATGGATCGTCACAAGAAACACGATCTTGTACAACGTAGTGTTCTTAGGATTATATACGCTATTCTCGATATTGGTTGCGGTACTGCTATCAGAGACGTATAACAAATTTTTCAAAAAAACTGCTCAGACATTAATGTTTCTGCCTTACTTTATATCCTGGGTTACCGTGTCAGCGTTCGTTTATAACTTTTTCAACTATGAGTTTGGTATAGCCAACGTATTCCTGAGAAATCTCGGTCTGGAAGCTATGGATATCTATTCAACTGAAAGCTACTGGTACCTATTGCTTCCTTTACTTTATGTGTGGAAGTGGGTTGGGTTTGGAAGTGTTTTATACTTGGCAGCGATTGTCGGGATTGATCAGGAGATCTATGAAGCAGCAACAATTGATGGGGCAAGTCGTTTCCAAAAAATTATGAAAATAACGCTCCCTTTGTTGAAACCTACAGCGGTGGTACTGATATTACTTGGACTTGGACGAGTCATGCGCGGTGAATTCGATATGTTCTACCAGCTAATCGGCAACAACGGGGCACTTATGAATGCTACAGATATTATTGATACATTAGTTTTCCGTTCTCTTATGGGCACACAAGACTTTGGTATGGCTTCATCAGTGGGTCTTTATCAGTCCGTACTCACTTTAATCATTATCCTGATTGCTAATTATCTCGTACGTCGTTATGACAAAGAGAACGCACTGTTCTAA